CCAGGTGCATAAAATCGATTCATGTAGGCCTTCATTCAAGATCTAATTCAGGAGACACAAGAGTGAGCAGCACTTCAGCCGCGTCCACCGCAAGCCAGGGCGCTCTGCCTGCCTACGACACTCCGCTCGGCATCACCAACCCGCCGATCGACGAGTTGCTCGAACGCACCTCCTCGAAGTACGCCCTGGTCATCTACTCGGCCAAGCGTGCTCGCCAGATCAACGATTACTACAACCAGCTCGGTGACGGCATCCTCGAGTACGTCGGCCCCCTCGTCGAGCCGGGTCTGCAGGAAAAGCCGCTTTCCATCGCGCTGCGCGAAATCCACGCTGATCTGCTCGAGCACACCGAAGGCGAGTGAGCACGTCGTCTGCCGCTCCCGGATCGGTTTCGGGCACCGGGGGAGTAGCGGAAACTTCCGGTACGGCGCGTAAACGCATCGTTGTCGGTGTCGGCGGAGGTATCGCGGCCTACAAGGCGTGTGCGATCATCCGCAGTTTCACCGAGAGTGGTCATCACGTCCGCGTGATTCCCACCGAGTCCGCACTGGAATTTGTCGGCCGAGCAACCTTCGAGGCGCTCTCCGGCAATCCGGTGCATACCGGTGTCTTCGCCGACGTACCGCAGGTGCCGCATGTCCGACTCGGACAGGAAGCGGACCTCGTTGTCATCGCGCCGGCCACCGCCGATCTGATGGCACGTGCCGTCATGGGCCGAGCCGACGACCTGTTGACCGCAACACTGCTGACGGCTCGCTGCCCCGTCGTGTTCGCTCCGGCGATGCACACCGAGATGTGGGAACACCCCGCGACGGTGTCCAACGTCGCGACACTGCGTTCACGCGGAGTGCACGTGATCGAACCGGCATCCGGACGATTGACCGGCAAGGACACCGGCGCCGGTCGGCTACCCGAACCCGACGAGATCGTCGGCCTCGCGTCGTTGCTCCTCGAGCGCAGCGACGCTTTGCCTCGTGACCTCGAAGGTCGTCGAGTTCTGGTCACAGCCGGCGGTACCCGCGAACCCCTCGATCCGGTTCGTTTCCTCGGCAACCGCAGTTCGGGCAAGCAGGGGTACGCCCTGGCTCGCTTGGCTGCGCAGCGAGGCGCCCAGGTCACGTTGATCGCCGGGTACACGGCCGATCTCGCGGATCCGGCAGCGGTCGACGTCGTCCACATCAAGACAGCCGACGATCTTCGTTTGGCCGTCGAGAAGCATGCCCCCGGACAGGACGGCATCATCATGGCCGCCGCCGTCGCCGATTTCCGGCCCACCACGGTGGAGGGAAGCAAGATCAAGAAGGGCGCTAACGAACCCGACTCGATCAGCCTCACTCGCAACGTGGACATTCTTGCCGGCCTCGTGGAATCGCGTCGGGCCGGTGACCTTGCCGGCGATACCGTCATCGTCGGATTTGCAGCCGAGACCGGCGACGCCCACGGCGACGTGTTGAGCTACGCCCGTTCGAAACTCGCTCGCAAGGGCTGCGACCTTCTCGTGGTCAATGCAGTCGGTGAGGGCAAGGCGTTCGAAGTCGATCACAACGACGGTTGGCTTCTCGGCTCCGACGGATCCGAGTCGGCACTGGAACACGGTTCGAAAGCGTTGATGGCCAGCCGCGTACTGGATGCGTTGGTCACGTTATTCCCTTGACAGGGTGAGGGCCTTCTCACCCATTTCGGGTGAGCGGAAGGGTGTTGCGCCGGGCGTTCAACGGATATCGTCGGCGCAGCTACACCCTGAATAAAGCGACAAAACGGCCTCCGAACGGTGGTCGCGTTATTTCAATAAGCTGTAGTCATGAACTTAAGGCGTCGAGAGGGAGATCTGTGAGCAAGTCCGGCAGTCGGCTATTCACCAGCGAGTCCGTCACCGAGGGGCACCCGGACAAGATCTGTGACGCGATCAGCGACTCCATCCTCGACGCGATCCTCGCGCAGGATCCGCGTGCCCGCGTCGCCGTCGAGACTCTTGTCACCACGGGCCAGGTTCACGTCGCCGGTGAGGTCACGACCACGGCATACGCCGACATCCCCAAGATCGTCCGCGACACTGTTCTCGAAATCGGGTACGACAGCTCCGCCAAGGGCTTCGACGGCAACTCGTGCGGTGTCAACGTCGCGATCGGTGCGCAGTCCCCGGAAATCGCTCAGGGCGTTGATCATTCGCACGAAGCTCGCGTCGACGGAACCCTCGACGACGAGATCGACCGTCAGGGCGCCGGCGACCAGGGCCTGATGTTCGGCTACGCCACCACCGATACTCCGGAACTGATGCCGCTTCCCATCGCGATGGCTCATCGCCTGTCGCGTCGTCTGACCGAGGTTCGCAAGAGCGGCGTTCTGCCGTACCTGCGTCCTGACGGCAAGACTCAGGTCACCATCGAGTACGACGGTGACAAGCCGGTTCGCCTCGACACGGTTGTCATCTCCACCCAGCACGCCGCAGACATCGATCTCGACAACCTGCTGACCCCTGACCTTCGCGAGAAGGTGCTCAACTCGGTTCTTGCCGACGTCAATGTCGTTGATCTGGATACCTCCGACGTTCGTTTGCTCGTCAACCCGACGGGCAAGTTCGTCCTCGGTGGTCCGATGGGCGACGCTGGTCTGACCGGACGCAAGATCATCGTCGACACCTACGGCGGCATGGCTCGCCACGGCGGCGGCGCGTTCTCCGGCAAGGACCCGTCAAAGGTCGACCGCAGTGCTGCATACGCAATGCGCTGGGTTGCCAAGAACGCCGTTGCGGCCGGCCTCGCCGATCGCATCGAGGTTCAGGTTGCCTACGCTATCGGCAAGGCTGCTCCCGTCGGCTTGTTCGTCGAGACGTTCGGCACCGAGAAGACCGATCCGGCTCGGATCCAGCAGGCCATCACCGAGGTGTTCGACTTGCGTCCGGGAGCGATCATCCGCGATCTCGATCTGCTGCGCCCGATCTACGCGCAGACCGCGGCGTACGGTCACTTCGGACGCACCGATATCGATCTCCCGTGGGAGAGCACCGATCGTGCGGACAAGCTGCGCAGCGCAGCAGGTCTCTGATAACTGACGTACAGACGGGGCGCGGGTGGGCGCGGAAAGAGTAGCGGCAGAGGTCGATCCGGTAGCCCGGGTACTCCCGATGCTCCCGCTCGCCCACCTCGATCGAGAGTTCGACTACCTCGTTCCCCGTGAACTCGAAGCGGATGCGCAACCCGGTGTACGGGTGCGCATCCGCTTTGCTGGTCGTCTGGTCGACGGTTTCATCGTCTCCCGCGAGGCGACAAGTGATCATCAGGGCAAATTCGGGTGGCTCGAACGTGTCATCTCCGCCGAGCGAGTCCTCACCGACGAAATAGCGCAGTTGGTCGACCGCGTCGCCGAGCGCTACGCAGGCACCCGGGCGGACGTGCTCCGGCTAGCCGTCCCGCCGCGCCATGCCAAGGTCGAGGGCGAGCCGTGGGAACCCAGCGGCGACATTGCCGCTCCCACTCTGGACGAACGAGGCTGGCACCTCTATCACTACGGCGACGCGTTTGTCACCGCCGTCCGCGAACTGCGCGCACCGCGAGCGGTGTGGCAGGCATTGCCCGGTGAAGACTGGCCGCTGCGGTTGGCCGAACTCGCGGGCTCAGTGGCGTCGGCAGGCAAGAGTGCGGTCATCGTGGTTCCGGATCAGCGTGATCTCGATCGAGTCCTTGCCGCGTGCGAGAAAGTATCCGGACCTGAAGCGGTAGTGGGGCTTTCAGCGGGACTTGGCCCGGCCATGCGCTATCGGCGGTGGCTTGCGGCGCTACGCGGAAGTGCTCGCATCGTCGTCGGTACACGAAGTTCCGTATTTGCCCCCACTCCGGACACCGGACTTGTTGTCGTGTGGGACGACGGCGACGACAACTTGTCTGAGCCGCGCTCGCCGTACCCGCATGCCCGCGAGTCTGCGGTGTTGCGGGCGCATGTGGCGGGGTGCGCCGTGGTGATCGGTGGGTTCTCCCGAACCGCGGAGTCTCAAGTGCTCGTCGATTCCGGGTGGGCCCACGATTTGGTTGCCGCTCGCGATGTGGTCCGGCACTGCTCGCCCAAGATCACTGCACTGGCGGACAGCGATCAGGCGTTGGCCCGCGACCCAGGAGCGCGGGCAGCACGGTTGCCGGCGATCGCTTTTGCCGCTGCCAGGCGCGCATTGGCCGACGGCCGTGGCGTGTTGGTCCAGGTGCCGCGTCGTGGCTATGTTCCGACGCTCGCTTGCGGGAAGTGCCGGGCACCGGCGCGGTGCCGTCGTTGCAACGGGCCGTTGGCGTTGCCGTCTGCCGCCGGGCCGGACGGCGCCGGAATTCCCGAGTGCCGCTGGTGCGGCGTCGCCGACGCGGCCTACCGGTGCCATGCCTGCGGAGCCAAAGCACTTCGTGCCGTTGTGGTGGGGGCCGGCCGAACAGCTGAGGAACTCGGCCGCGCCTTTCCCGGGGTGAAGGTCGTACTGTCCGGTGGCGGCGATGTGGTCAAGGAAGTTGCCCAAGGCCCCGCGCTGGTGGTCTCGACCGTCGGCGCAGAACCGGTGATGACCGGGGGCTACGGTGCTGCGTTGTTGCTCGACGGGTGGGCATTGCTCGGTCGCGCCGACCTTCGCGCCGAAGAAGAGACGCTGCGACGCTGGATGTCGGCTGCCGCCTTGGTGATTCCGCTCTCTGACGGAGGCGAGGTAGTTGTCGTCGCGGATTCGGGAATCCCGACGGTCCAGGCCCTGGTGCGGTGGGATCCGGTCGGCCACGCCCGCAGTCAGTTCGACGAACGCGACGAGGTCGGCTTTCCGCCCGCCGTGCATCTGGCGGCAATCGACGGCGGTAGCGCCGCGATTGCCGAATTGGTGGCTTCCGCTGATCTGCCCGCCAGTGCAGTTCTTCTCGGGCCCGTGGAATTGCCTGCGGGGGAGAGGCTTCCGTATTCGGGTGAGGACGAGGCAGGGGTAGCTCCCGAGCGTCTGCTGATTCGGGTTCCGCGCAAGGACGGCCGGGCACTGGCTGACGCACTGGCTCACGCTCGCGCGGCTCGGAGCGCCCGCAAATCTTCGGGGCCGGTGCGTATTCAGATCGACCCGCGTCGAATCGGCTGAGGAATTTCTGTGTGGTGTTCGACCTGGGCGCCCTGCATGATCACGGACATGTGCTGCTTATACTGGCCACTGTCTGACGAGGGAATGCCGGTGAGAATCCGGAACTGACGCGCAACGGCGATGGGGTTTCCCACGAGTCCGAATACTCGTCCGGCACCACATCGAAGTGGTGATCGTAACTGCATCCTGTGATGCCGATTGCCGCATGTCGGGCTCCGCGACCGAGCCCCTGATCGAAGGACGACTTTCCGTGCCCACCGCACCGCTGACGCGCGCACTCACTGCCGCGACCGGATTACTCTGCACCACCGCACTACTCGCCGGTTGCTCCAACGCTTCGCCGCCGGACGCCACAACCCCGACAACAGTCGCCGCTGATGCAGCGGGCCCCACCAGCTACCCGTTGATACTCGAAAATTGTGGGGTGACAGTAACATTCGATTCGGCGCCGCAACGAGCTGTGTCGCTGTATCAGGGTTCGACGGAAATATTGCTCTCGCTCGGTCTCGGCAACCGGATGGTGGGTACCTCCACGTGGTTCGATCCCGTTCTCGCTCCTCTCGCAGCCCAGAATGACCTGGTGCCGAGACTCGCCGACAATGACGCGTCGCTCGAAGTGGTACTCGACACCGAACCCGACCTCGTGACGTCGGCGAGCGCCCACACTTTCACGTCCGCTGTCGTCGCAGAACGGTCGCGATTCGCCGAACTGGGAATTCCCACGTATCAGTCGCCGTCTGTCTGTACCGATGCCGTCGTGGAGGGTGAGAACGTCTCGCGTACGGAGACTCTGAACATCGACACGCTGTACCGGGAGATTCGTGAGTTGGCGGCGATCTTCGACGTGCAGGATCGTGGCGCAGAGTTGATCGCCGAACTACAGTCGCGCCTTTCGGTGGCCGCGGCTGATGTGGCCGGTTCGGGAAGAACAGTCGCTTTCTGGTTCTCCGGGCTCGAAGCTCCGTACATGGCCGGATGTTGTTCGGCTCCAGGGCTTCTTGCTGAACAGGTGGGTGCCGTCAACGTATTTGCAGACCTCTCCGATGATTGGCCGGAAGTGAGCTGGGAAGCGGTTGCCGACCGCGACCCGGATGTTCTGGTGCTCGGTGACCTTCACCGTCGGCGGGTAGACGGTGATTCGTTGGAGACGAAGATCGCCTTCCTCGAATCGAATCCGGTGACCGCGCAGATGTCTGCCGTGCGCAACCGTCACTACGTCACGTTGTCCGGGGCAGAGATGGACCCGGGGATCCGTGAGATCGACGCTCTGGAAAAGCTCGCGGACGGTCTGCGCGCGGCGCAGGGCTGATTCCGGCTCGCGTCATTGCACCCTCCAGTGATGCGATATATCGTCGAACTATCAGCGATATCGGTGGAAGGCAGTAGCTATGGACAGGCATTTTCCCGAGGGCGAGCGTGGACGCGGGCATCGTCGCGGGCGGTTCGGACCTGACGGTGGACAAGGCCCCGGCTTCGGTCCCGGCGCGCACTTCGGTCGTGGTCGCGGACGCGGCGGGCGGGGGCGCCGCGGCGACGTTCGTGCGGCTGTTCTGCTCCTCATCGCCGAAGAACCGATGCACGGCTACGAACTGATTCAGCAGATCGTCGAACGCAGTGGCGGAGTGTGGAAGCCGAGTCCTGGTTCCATCTACCCCGCGCTGTCCCAACTCGAAGACGAAGGCCTCGTGATCATCGACAAGGTGGCCGGGCGCAAGACAGCGAAGCTCACCGAAGAAGGCGTCGCGTACGTCGAGCAGCACCGGGAAGACCTCGGTGCACCGTGGGACGAGGTTCGCGACAGCGTCGGCGCCCCGGAACAGGATCTGCGTGAGCTGATCGGACAACTGATGGGGGCTGCCGGTCAGGTTGCCGCAGTGGGTACTCCGGAGCAGGTCAAGGCCGCCGCCGATGTTCTGATCGAGGCGCGTCGAGCGTTGTACCGCGTGCTTGCCGACGACGGGTCCACCGACGCCGACAGTTGAGCGCGGCCCAGGTTTGTGCGCCCGATCACGATCGCCGGGAAGTATGAACTAGCTTGGTAAGCAAGACAATCACTTCGATAATCAGGAGAATTCATGACCGTCCACAACTTTGCCGTCAAGGCTGCCGACGGATCCACCGAGGATCTGAGCCAGTACAAGGGCAACCTTCTGTTGATCGTCAACGTGGCAAGCAAGTGTGGATTCACACCGCAGTACGAAGGGCTCGACGCCCTGTACCGCGAGAACAAGGACCGTGGTCTTCGGGTCATCGGATTCCCGAGCAATCAGTTCGGAGATCAGGAACCGGGGCAGGACGCCGAGATCCAGGAGTTCTGCAGCACGACCTACAACGTCACGTTCCCGGTGTACGCCAAGATCGAGGTCAACGGAGACGACGCGGACCCGTTGTACAAGCATCTCCGCAGCGAGGCGCCCGGTGACTTCGGGCCCGAAATCGGATTCCTTTTCGACCACGTCAGCAAGACCCGCCCCGAGGCGATCGGTACCGACGAGGTGAAGTGGAACTTCACGAAGTTCCTTGTCGATCGTGACGGAGCAGTAGTTCGTCGCTTCGAGTCGACAGTCACCCCCGAGCAGATCGCTGAAGAAGTTTCGGAGCTGCTGTAACTATTAGCAGGTCTAGGTACTGAATATCTGGTCGTGATCCCGGGAGCCCCTTGCAGGGTCTCCCGGGATTGCTGTCTCGCCACCGTCGATTTCGACCAACGAAATCGGCAAGACAACAGTTGGAAGGATGCGTCCCATGGCACACGTACAACGTTTCGACCACATCGGCATCACCGTCGCGGATCTCACCTCGGCGACGGCGTTTTTCGTCGGACTGGGTCTCGAGCTGGAGGGCACCGGATCCGTAGAGGGCGAATTCGTGGAGACGGTGTGCGGTATCCCCGGCGCCCATTGTGAAATCGCAATGCTACGGCCGCCGGGCGGCGGGTCTCGGCTGGAGCTCTCGTCCTTCGTCACGCCCGACCACGTGCCCGGATCGCCAACGGCGATGGCCAACGAGCTTGGGCTGCGCAACGTGTCCTTCGAGGTCGTCGACCTCCAGGCTGCCATCGACGCTGTGGCGGCGGACGGGTACGGGCTCATCGGCGGCATCGGTGAGTACGAGAACAGCGTGCGGATGGCCTATGTGCGGGGGCCTGAGGGGATCATCGTGTCCCTGTTCGAGCAGATCGGCTGATGATGCGCAGTATTAGACAGGCATACTGTTGAAAAATACGGGTGATATCCGCCTCGAACTACTCATACGGGATTAATTAAACAGGTACCCTGGCTAATGAGACTAGGGAGAACCGCATGGATGAGCGAGCCGACCGACTGCGCGAAGACGTGGCGTTGTTCAGCCGAAGGATCCGAACCAAGAGCGCCGGGCATTTGTTGACTCCCACTCAACTGCAGGCCCTTGCGCATCTGGATCGGGTGGGCGCGATGAGCGCGCGGGCGCTGGCCGATTTGGAACAAGTGGCTCCGCAGACGATCGCACGTACCGTGCTCCTCCTCGAGGAGAAGGGCATGGTGACGCGCACCGTCGATCCACATGATGCCCGCGCCAGTCTGATCGCGATCACCGACAGCGGTCGCAGGACCCTGGACGTGGACCGCGCCACCCGTAGTGAATGGCTCACTTCTGTGCTGGAGGAGCAGTTCACCGATGTCGAACGTGAGTTGCTTTATCTGGCAGGACGATTGCTGCGTCGTGCTGCTGAGTCGACCGATGCAACACCGACACCGGAATCGGTGATTCGCGTATGACTGCCGTCGCGGACGAGGTAGACACCAAGGCATTGCCGGTTCCATTTCGGGTGAGCGGTGCCGGCGCGACCGGCAGTATTCTGCAGCCGCTGAACTCGTCGATGATTGCAGTGGCGATTGTCGCGATCGCCGCTCAGTTCGGTTCGACGTCGGGCGTTTCCTGGATCATCTCCGCGATGTACATCACGACCGCTGTGGGTGCCCCCATGATGGGTCGGCTCGGTGCATTATTTGGCGCCCGTCGCGTATTTCTCGGTGGTCTGGCGCTGGTCGCGATCGGATCGTGCGTCGGGATGCTCGCCCCGAATGTCGGGTGGTTGATCGGCGCATACGTGATACTCGGATTCGGTATTTCGGCGCACATGCCCAACGCGATGACGATGATTCGCAGCTACTCCGAGCGGTACGGTCGCCAGCCTCGTACTGCGATTGCGACCCTGGTCGTCTGCAGCCAGTCTGTCGCGGCTCTCGGCCCAACGGTGGGCGGTCTCCTCGTGGGGACATTCGGGTGGCAGTCGATCCTGTGGGTGAATCTTCCCGTCGTGGTGCTCAGTGCTGTTGTGGTCATGCATGCTGACGTGGGTTTTGCCGGCGGTGGGCGAGTGTCGGTCCGGGAAGCACTTCACGCTCTCGACGTACTCGGAATCGGGCTGTTCCTCGTGACGATTACGTCGGCAATGGTGTTGCTGATTTCGTTGCCGGGCAACCCGACGTGGTGGCTGCTTCCGGTTGCCGTCGTGGGACTCGGCTTATTTGTGTGGTGGGAACATCGCGCTCCGGAGCCGTTCTTGGATGTCGAGGCTTTGGCTCGAAATCGTGCGCTCAGTGCCACGCTGGGCCGGACATTGCTCACGTACACGTGCTTCTACTGCGTCTTCTTCGGAATTCCTCAATGGCTGCAATACGCGCGGGGGATGAGCCCGATCGAGGCGGGCTTGACGATGCTGCCTGTTGCGGGGGTCAGCGTGGTCGCAACCATGATCGGATCACGCACCTACCGGCGGTACGGCGCCCGCCGCACTCTTCTTGTCGGTACGTGTGCGCTACTTGTCGGCGGAGTGCTGATCGCTTCGGTTGAAAGTTCGACGGCACCGGTCCTGGTACTTCTCCTGGTGGCCGCGGTACTGGGTGTGCCGAACGGCTTCAACAACATTGGCAATCAAAGCCTGATCAAGCAGTGACAACCGTGGACGAGGTCGGTGCCGCTATCGGTGTGTACCGCACCGTCGCGTTCATCGGCGCGAATCTTGCCGTGGTGGTGCTGCAGGTGACCGCCGGTCATCAGATCGACGACGCCGGTTTGCACAAGACCGGGTGGTTCATAGCCGTCGCCGGTCTGGTCCTACTCGTGGGGATCATGTTCTCGCGCAACATGGGACCGGCCCGAGTCGCCGATTCCCAGAGTTCGTCTGCCTGATTTTGCTGTTGATCAGCCGGCAGCGGCGCGGCGGAGATCCTCGCACGTGTTCCGGTAGATCTGTGCAAGATCAGCGTCGGCACCGTTGTCCAGGCGTTCTGCCCAGGTGTCGACCGCGATACGCGTTGTCATTGCGGCACTTTCGACGAGTAGTCGAGCGTAAGGACGGGCAGCCTCGCCGCCGAGTTTGGCGGCGACTCGGTCTGTCAGCTTGATCAGTGCCATGGATTCTGCCGCGAACGACGATGCACACAGATGCGGATCGGACGCGAGAAGACGTCGAACACGTAGTATTCGATCCCGCCTGTCAGGCGAAGTCTCCAGTCTTTCGATGATGTTCCCGTAAATCGCCTGAATCCCCGTCAGGGTCAGTTCGTCGGCAGCGATTGCATCAAGCCATTCGACGATCTCCGTCTCGAACTCGACTTCGACGCTGAGGGCCGAGTCTTCTTTGGTGGCGAAGCATCGAAAGAAAGTGCTGGGCGAGACCCCGGCCCGGCGCGCGATTTCGTCCACTGTCGTTGCAGACGAGCCGTGGAGTTCGAAAAGTTCGAGGGCGGCCCGTGAAATTTCGAGGCGAGTTTCCTGACGGCGACGTTCGCGCAGGTCGGGAGCGCGTTTGGCCGCCGGGATGTTGACACTGTTGCGGGTAGTCATCCGCGTTCCTCCATGTGGCTCAACTTACCAGCCGAAATCAACTTGACAGTCACTGTCAAGATGATTGATATTGTCAGGCAATAGTTTGATTTGTCCTCTAAATCCAGAGAGTTCTCAGTAGCGCATGCACATTCAAGAGACGGAAGCTCAATCGGAATCGGTTGATCTCGACCGCGGTAGCAAGATGTTGATCACCGTGCTGGTCGTCGCGGCATTCGTGATGATCCTCAACGAGACGATTATGAGCGTGGCACTGCCACGATTGATGGTGGACCTGGACATCACCGCCAGCACAGCACAGTGGCTGACCACTGGATTCATGCTGACCATGGCCGTCGTGATTCCGACCACAGGTTATCTGTTCCAGCGATTCACCCTCCGGCAAGTATTCGCGGCGGCGATGACGCTCTTCAGCGTCGGTACGCTCCTCGCGGCGTCCGCACCGGGATTCGAACTTCTTCTGGCGGGTCGAGTGATCCAAGCCGGCGGTACCGCGATCATGCTCCCGTTGCTCATGACCACGGTCCTGCGGGTTGTACCGGTGCACAAACGCGGCGCCATGATGGGTGTGATCTCCATCGTGATTGCCGTCGCCCCGGCGATCGGACCCACACTGTCCGGTGTGATTCTGCGATCACTGGACTGGCGCTGGATGTTCTGGCTCGTGTTGCC
The nucleotide sequence above comes from Rhodococcus sp. KBS0724. Encoded proteins:
- the rpoZ gene encoding DNA-directed RNA polymerase subunit omega is translated as MSSTSAASTASQGALPAYDTPLGITNPPIDELLERTSSKYALVIYSAKRARQINDYYNQLGDGILEYVGPLVEPGLQEKPLSIALREIHADLLEHTEGE
- the coaBC gene encoding bifunctional phosphopantothenoylcysteine decarboxylase/phosphopantothenate--cysteine ligase CoaBC; translated protein: MSTSSAAPGSVSGTGGVAETSGTARKRIVVGVGGGIAAYKACAIIRSFTESGHHVRVIPTESALEFVGRATFEALSGNPVHTGVFADVPQVPHVRLGQEADLVVIAPATADLMARAVMGRADDLLTATLLTARCPVVFAPAMHTEMWEHPATVSNVATLRSRGVHVIEPASGRLTGKDTGAGRLPEPDEIVGLASLLLERSDALPRDLEGRRVLVTAGGTREPLDPVRFLGNRSSGKQGYALARLAAQRGAQVTLIAGYTADLADPAAVDVVHIKTADDLRLAVEKHAPGQDGIIMAAAVADFRPTTVEGSKIKKGANEPDSISLTRNVDILAGLVESRRAGDLAGDTVIVGFAAETGDAHGDVLSYARSKLARKGCDLLVVNAVGEGKAFEVDHNDGWLLGSDGSESALEHGSKALMASRVLDALVTLFP
- the metK gene encoding methionine adenosyltransferase; translated protein: MSKSGSRLFTSESVTEGHPDKICDAISDSILDAILAQDPRARVAVETLVTTGQVHVAGEVTTTAYADIPKIVRDTVLEIGYDSSAKGFDGNSCGVNVAIGAQSPEIAQGVDHSHEARVDGTLDDEIDRQGAGDQGLMFGYATTDTPELMPLPIAMAHRLSRRLTEVRKSGVLPYLRPDGKTQVTIEYDGDKPVRLDTVVISTQHAADIDLDNLLTPDLREKVLNSVLADVNVVDLDTSDVRLLVNPTGKFVLGGPMGDAGLTGRKIIVDTYGGMARHGGGAFSGKDPSKVDRSAAYAMRWVAKNAVAAGLADRIEVQVAYAIGKAAPVGLFVETFGTEKTDPARIQQAITEVFDLRPGAIIRDLDLLRPIYAQTAAYGHFGRTDIDLPWESTDRADKLRSAAGL
- a CDS encoding primosomal protein N' gives rise to the protein MGAERVAAEVDPVARVLPMLPLAHLDREFDYLVPRELEADAQPGVRVRIRFAGRLVDGFIVSREATSDHQGKFGWLERVISAERVLTDEIAQLVDRVAERYAGTRADVLRLAVPPRHAKVEGEPWEPSGDIAAPTLDERGWHLYHYGDAFVTAVRELRAPRAVWQALPGEDWPLRLAELAGSVASAGKSAVIVVPDQRDLDRVLAACEKVSGPEAVVGLSAGLGPAMRYRRWLAALRGSARIVVGTRSSVFAPTPDTGLVVVWDDGDDNLSEPRSPYPHARESAVLRAHVAGCAVVIGGFSRTAESQVLVDSGWAHDLVAARDVVRHCSPKITALADSDQALARDPGARAARLPAIAFAAARRALADGRGVLVQVPRRGYVPTLACGKCRAPARCRRCNGPLALPSAAGPDGAGIPECRWCGVADAAYRCHACGAKALRAVVVGAGRTAEELGRAFPGVKVVLSGGGDVVKEVAQGPALVVSTVGAEPVMTGGYGAALLLDGWALLGRADLRAEEETLRRWMSAAALVIPLSDGGEVVVVADSGIPTVQALVRWDPVGHARSQFDERDEVGFPPAVHLAAIDGGSAAIAELVASADLPASAVLLGPVELPAGERLPYSGEDEAGVAPERLLIRVPRKDGRALADALAHARAARSARKSSGPVRIQIDPRRIG
- a CDS encoding ABC transporter substrate-binding protein, which produces MPTAPLTRALTAATGLLCTTALLAGCSNASPPDATTPTTVAADAAGPTSYPLILENCGVTVTFDSAPQRAVSLYQGSTEILLSLGLGNRMVGTSTWFDPVLAPLAAQNDLVPRLADNDASLEVVLDTEPDLVTSASAHTFTSAVVAERSRFAELGIPTYQSPSVCTDAVVEGENVSRTETLNIDTLYREIRELAAIFDVQDRGAELIAELQSRLSVAAADVAGSGRTVAFWFSGLEAPYMAGCCSAPGLLAEQVGAVNVFADLSDDWPEVSWEAVADRDPDVLVLGDLHRRRVDGDSLETKIAFLESNPVTAQMSAVRNRHYVTLSGAEMDPGIREIDALEKLADGLRAAQG
- a CDS encoding PadR family transcriptional regulator; translated protein: MDRHFPEGERGRGHRRGRFGPDGGQGPGFGPGAHFGRGRGRGGRGRRGDVRAAVLLLIAEEPMHGYELIQQIVERSGGVWKPSPGSIYPALSQLEDEGLVIIDKVAGRKTAKLTEEGVAYVEQHREDLGAPWDEVRDSVGAPEQDLRELIGQLMGAAGQVAAVGTPEQVKAAADVLIEARRALYRVLADDGSTDADS
- a CDS encoding glutathione peroxidase; its protein translation is MTVHNFAVKAADGSTEDLSQYKGNLLLIVNVASKCGFTPQYEGLDALYRENKDRGLRVIGFPSNQFGDQEPGQDAEIQEFCSTTYNVTFPVYAKIEVNGDDADPLYKHLRSEAPGDFGPEIGFLFDHVSKTRPEAIGTDEVKWNFTKFLVDRDGAVVRRFESTVTPEQIAEEVSELL
- a CDS encoding VOC family protein, with product MAHVQRFDHIGITVADLTSATAFFVGLGLELEGTGSVEGEFVETVCGIPGAHCEIAMLRPPGGGSRLELSSFVTPDHVPGSPTAMANELGLRNVSFEVVDLQAAIDAVAADGYGLIGGIGEYENSVRMAYVRGPEGIIVSLFEQIG
- a CDS encoding MarR family winged helix-turn-helix transcriptional regulator; the protein is MDERADRLREDVALFSRRIRTKSAGHLLTPTQLQALAHLDRVGAMSARALADLEQVAPQTIARTVLLLEEKGMVTRTVDPHDARASLIAITDSGRRTLDVDRATRSEWLTSVLEEQFTDVERELLYLAGRLLRRAAESTDATPTPESVIRV
- a CDS encoding TetR/AcrR family transcriptional regulator, with the translated sequence MTTRNSVNIPAAKRAPDLRERRRQETRLEISRAALELFELHGSSATTVDEIARRAGVSPSTFFRCFATKEDSALSVEVEFETEIVEWLDAIAADELTLTGIQAIYGNIIERLETSPDRRDRILRVRRLLASDPHLCASSFAAESMALIKLTDRVAAKLGGEAARPYARLLVESAAMTTRIAVDTWAERLDNGADADLAQIYRNTCEDLRRAAAG